In the genome of Veillonellales bacterium, one region contains:
- a CDS encoding ABC transporter ATP-binding protein yields the protein MLKLFHFLKPYKVTLVTVLLLTFLLTLGILYIPTLTAEIVNNGVMKGNIPYIIKTGAIMLLISALTGAATVWSNHLAAKLSARLARDIREAVFVKVQSFSINDFSKIGTASMITRATSDITLIGDAAIMFILMLLPAPIMAIGGLCLAFAKDKVLALIIVATMVVFLLIAALLGKKVISLFKLVQIKMDNINRTLRENVIGVRVIRAFNREKYEKNRVDAASSDYADNAIRINKLIAVLEPTAVLIVNGGIIGILWLGGVRIVEAAVQIGDIMAMVEYCFLILIFLIMGAMTFMYIPRAQACADRINEILTMTSEISDMSVPYSKKKEYAHLEFQNVMFRYPNAEEPVLCNLSFESNFGEVTAIIGGTGSGKSTIASLILRFFEIESGSIMFNGIDIRALPQKELRDKIGFVPQKTFLFSGTIAENIQYGMENTTQEQVEHAAKVAQAHDFITEMEQGYHSHVTQGGDNLSGGQKQRLAIARALIRKPELYIFDDSFSALDFSTDAKLRRALKWETGNSTVLIVAQRISTIMDADRIIVLEDGKIAGMGRHGDLMKSCDVYRQIAASQLSEEDLV from the coding sequence ATGTTAAAACTGTTCCACTTTTTAAAACCTTATAAAGTTACGCTTGTTACTGTACTATTGCTCACATTTTTATTGACGCTTGGTATCTTATATATTCCAACGCTCACCGCTGAAATTGTGAACAACGGAGTAATGAAGGGAAACATCCCTTATATCATAAAAACGGGAGCCATCATGCTGTTGATATCCGCTTTAACCGGAGCAGCTACGGTTTGGAGCAACCATTTAGCTGCAAAATTATCCGCAAGATTAGCTCGGGACATTCGCGAAGCCGTATTTGTGAAGGTGCAATCATTTTCAATTAATGATTTTAGCAAGATCGGTACGGCTTCCATGATTACGAGGGCAACCAGCGATATAACCTTAATCGGAGATGCCGCGATTATGTTTATTTTAATGTTGTTGCCCGCGCCCATTATGGCAATCGGAGGACTATGTCTCGCCTTTGCAAAAGATAAGGTACTTGCACTGATTATTGTAGCGACCATGGTCGTCTTTTTGCTGATTGCCGCTTTGTTAGGAAAAAAAGTGATTTCTCTATTTAAATTGGTTCAGATAAAAATGGACAATATTAACCGAACTCTCCGGGAAAATGTAATCGGCGTGCGTGTAATCCGTGCTTTTAACCGTGAAAAATATGAAAAAAACAGAGTTGACGCGGCATCTTCCGATTATGCGGACAATGCAATCAGAATTAATAAGTTAATTGCCGTTCTGGAGCCTACTGCAGTGCTGATCGTCAATGGTGGCATAATCGGTATTTTATGGCTTGGGGGAGTAAGGATTGTTGAGGCTGCTGTGCAAATTGGTGATATTATGGCCATGGTCGAGTACTGCTTTCTGATTTTGATTTTTTTGATTATGGGTGCCATGACGTTTATGTACATTCCGCGCGCGCAGGCATGCGCCGACCGAATTAATGAGATTCTCACGATGACTTCTGAAATTTCGGATATGTCGGTACCTTATTCAAAAAAGAAAGAATACGCGCATCTTGAATTCCAGAACGTTATGTTCCGGTACCCGAATGCGGAAGAGCCGGTACTCTGCAATTTGAGCTTTGAATCGAATTTCGGGGAAGTTACCGCAATTATTGGAGGCACCGGATCTGGAAAATCAACGATAGCAAGCCTGATCCTCCGCTTCTTTGAAATCGAAAGCGGCAGTATTATGTTTAACGGTATCGACATTCGGGCTTTGCCACAGAAAGAACTGCGAGACAAAATAGGGTTTGTTCCTCAGAAAACCTTCCTTTTCAGCGGGACGATAGCAGAAAACATCCAGTACGGCATGGAAAACACCACACAGGAACAGGTGGAACATGCCGCAAAAGTCGCGCAGGCACATGACTTTATTACTGAAATGGAGCAAGGATATCATTCCCATGTGACGCAGGGAGGCGACAATCTGTCGGGCGGGCAGAAGCAGCGTCTGGCAATCGCCCGCGCTTTGATTCGGAAACCGGAGCTTTATATCTTTGACGACAGCTTTTCCGCCCTTGATTTCAGTACGGACGCAAAGCTCAGAAGAGCCTTGAAGTGGGAAACCGGAAACTCCACAGTCTTAATTGTAGCACAGCGCATCAGTACAATCATGGATGCCGACCGGATCATCGTATTGGAAGACGGGAAAATAGCGGGCATGGGCAGACACGGGGACTTGATGAAAAGCTGTGACGTGTATAGACAAATTGCGGCATCACAACTCAGCGAAGAAGATTTGGTTTAA
- a CDS encoding MerR family transcriptional regulator — MTKNMSNFFTTGEFAKLCNVNKRTLFHYDDIGLFQPAITDKNGYRYYSYRQFDVFLIISMLKELDVPLKEMKEYIDQRTPERLLTLSSQKIAEVEHKIKKLKQIKHLLKETIAFTNKGLNVDFKEITVAEQAEEHLIRSELLREENIKDYIKWILEFTNFESRTLSTDTSFVGTMLSRENITSGNYFSNSYFFVKTTNENISNAIKPKGLYAVTYHRGCYETIGKTYERLTNYCSRRHLCLGEYSYEESLLDNIALQNENDYITQITIEVAQSR; from the coding sequence ATGACGAAAAATATGAGTAACTTTTTTACAACAGGGGAATTTGCAAAACTTTGCAACGTTAATAAAAGAACCCTTTTTCACTATGATGACATCGGATTGTTTCAGCCTGCCATTACAGATAAAAATGGATACCGGTATTATTCGTACCGTCAATTTGACGTTTTCTTAATTATATCCATGTTGAAAGAGCTGGATGTTCCATTAAAAGAGATGAAAGAATACATTGACCAAAGGACGCCTGAGCGATTACTTACTCTTTCAAGCCAAAAAATCGCTGAAGTCGAACATAAAATTAAAAAGCTAAAGCAAATTAAGCATTTATTGAAAGAAACAATCGCTTTTACAAATAAAGGACTAAATGTCGATTTTAAAGAAATTACAGTTGCGGAACAGGCGGAAGAGCATCTTATCCGCAGCGAATTGCTCCGTGAGGAAAACATAAAAGATTATATCAAATGGATATTGGAATTCACCAATTTTGAAAGCAGGACTCTGTCGACAGACACATCATTTGTAGGTACCATGCTAAGCAGAGAAAACATTACAAGCGGCAATTACTTTAGTAACTCTTATTTTTTTGTAAAAACAACGAACGAAAACATTTCAAACGCGATAAAGCCAAAAGGCTTATATGCAGTTACTTATCATCGTGGATGTTATGAAACGATCGGTAAAACCTATGAGAGACTGACAAATTATTGCAGCAGAAGGCATTTGTGTTTGGGCGAGTACTCTTATGAGGAAAGTTTATTAGACAATATTGCATTACAAAATGAAAACGATTATATTACGCAAATTACAATTGAGGTAGCCCAGTCAAGATGA
- a CDS encoding FAD-dependent oxidoreductase, whose translation MNGVMSMVKVVVVGGGWSGCAAALSAAKAGAHVILLERTDMLLGTGLVGGIFRNNGRFTAAEESIAMGGGDLFVAMDANSRHKGVNFPGHSHASFYDVTTMEPLVKKILQNYGIEICLKSRVSDVVKSGKILQSLTLDNGDLIKGDAFVDTTGTAGPMGNCLTYGNGCAMCVLRCPSFGPRISVAAKAEVKEFMGQKVDGTFGAMSGSCKLNKDSLSQEIRDQLESSGVVVIPLPKNLQRNDCLGKKACSQYAVPEYAANLVLLDTGHAKLMTSFFPLDELRTIPGLERARYEDPYAGGIGNSMRYLGIAPCNNTLQIDGIDNLFCGGEKSAILVGHTEAVVTGLLAGNNAVMLYTKRHAILGKGNLNFIIFTYIDGLDEPDQHRSLFRFGALTPNAAKIFKGRNDFF comes from the coding sequence GTGAATGGAGTGATGTCCATGGTTAAAGTAGTTGTTGTTGGCGGGGGATGGTCAGGATGCGCGGCAGCACTATCGGCGGCCAAAGCCGGTGCACATGTTATTTTGCTGGAACGTACCGATATGCTATTAGGAACTGGACTGGTAGGTGGAATTTTTCGCAATAATGGCCGTTTTACTGCTGCTGAAGAGTCCATCGCGATGGGGGGAGGAGATCTTTTTGTAGCGATGGATGCAAATAGTCGACATAAGGGTGTGAACTTTCCTGGTCATAGCCACGCTTCTTTTTATGATGTAACTACCATGGAGCCACTGGTAAAAAAGATATTACAAAATTATGGAATTGAAATTTGCCTAAAAAGCCGGGTATCTGATGTAGTGAAATCCGGGAAGATTTTGCAGTCGTTGACTTTGGATAACGGTGACTTAATAAAAGGTGATGCTTTCGTTGATACGACCGGAACAGCCGGGCCGATGGGCAATTGTCTTACATATGGCAATGGCTGTGCGATGTGCGTACTGCGCTGTCCTTCTTTTGGCCCTCGCATCAGTGTAGCGGCAAAGGCTGAGGTAAAGGAATTTATGGGGCAAAAAGTCGATGGCACTTTTGGTGCCATGAGCGGTTCATGTAAACTGAATAAAGATTCTCTAAGCCAAGAAATCCGTGATCAATTGGAAAGCAGTGGCGTAGTCGTCATACCGCTGCCAAAAAATCTACAGCGAAATGACTGTTTGGGGAAAAAGGCCTGTTCTCAGTATGCAGTACCTGAATATGCTGCTAATTTAGTACTGCTGGATACTGGTCATGCTAAATTAATGACGTCGTTTTTCCCCTTGGATGAGCTGCGGACTATTCCTGGTCTGGAACGGGCCCGCTATGAAGATCCATATGCCGGTGGAATCGGCAATTCCATGCGGTATTTAGGTATTGCGCCGTGTAATAATACATTGCAAATTGATGGAATTGATAACTTATTCTGTGGTGGTGAAAAGTCGGCCATTCTCGTCGGCCATACCGAAGCGGTGGTTACCGGTTTGCTAGCTGGGAATAATGCTGTAATGCTTTATACGAAACGACATGCAATATTAGGCAAAGGTAATCTGAATTTTATCATCTTCACTTACATAGATGGCCTTGATGAGCCGGATCAGCATCGTTCTCTGTTCAGGTTCGGTGCATTGACTCCAAATGCGGCTAAAATTTTTAAGGGAAGAAATGACTTCTTCTGA
- a CDS encoding nucleoside recognition domain-containing protein, whose translation MFGEVCKQLSGWAVPLLLLIIPLIGIIRRVKVYEAFIEGATEGFQTAIRIMPFLVAIMVAVTIFRVSGAMDVCVSAVAPLLQGVGVPPDLIPLAIMRPLSGSGSLGLATEIFNTHGPDSLAGRIASTALGSTDTTFYILTVYFGAVGIRNPRYSVFVGLLGDLIGFLGSVYVCQKIFL comes from the coding sequence ATGTTCGGTGAAGTGTGCAAGCAGCTCTCTGGCTGGGCAGTTCCCTTGCTGCTGCTGATTATTCCCTTAATCGGTATTATCAGAAGGGTTAAAGTTTATGAAGCCTTTATTGAAGGGGCGACGGAAGGGTTTCAGACTGCGATACGGATTATGCCTTTTTTAGTTGCGATTATGGTCGCTGTTACTATTTTTCGGGTTTCAGGGGCGATGGATGTATGTGTGTCCGCAGTTGCGCCGCTGTTACAAGGAGTTGGTGTACCCCCTGATTTAATTCCTTTGGCGATTATGCGGCCTTTATCAGGAAGCGGCTCTTTAGGATTAGCTACTGAAATATTCAATACGCATGGACCGGACTCATTAGCAGGAAGAATAGCATCAACGGCGTTAGGCAGCACCGATACTACTTTTTATATTCTAACAGTTTATTTTGGTGCAGTAGGAATTCGTAACCCCAGGTATTCCGTCTTTGTTGGGTTATTGGGTGATCTGATTGGCTTTTTGGGTTCCGTGTATGTTTGTCAGAAAATTTTTCTTTAA
- a CDS encoding nucleoside recognition domain-containing protein, translated as MINFIWAFLMIVGVIYAGLHGKMDLITQSSIAAAEEAVNLSLKLVGVMCLWLGIMKIAEASGMIRLFSLLLSPFIRFLFPSVPINHSAMGAIIMTLSANMLGMGNAVTPLGIKAMQELQKINNSKETASDAMCTFLALCTTGFTLVPATIIALRSAAGSVNPTEIVGTTLVVSLGATLSVIVVDRLCRMFYPVQRRR; from the coding sequence ATGATTAATTTTATTTGGGCTTTTTTGATGATTGTCGGCGTGATTTATGCAGGGTTACACGGCAAAATGGATTTAATTACTCAAAGTTCCATAGCTGCTGCCGAAGAGGCGGTAAATCTTTCATTAAAATTAGTCGGCGTTATGTGCCTTTGGTTAGGAATTATGAAAATTGCTGAAGCATCGGGAATGATTCGTCTTTTTTCCCTGCTTTTGAGTCCATTCATTCGTTTTTTATTTCCCAGCGTCCCAATAAATCATTCCGCTATGGGAGCTATCATTATGACCTTAAGCGCCAATATGCTGGGAATGGGAAATGCGGTCACCCCCCTTGGCATCAAAGCCATGCAGGAATTACAAAAAATAAATAACAGTAAAGAAACTGCTTCGGATGCGATGTGTACCTTCCTGGCGTTGTGTACCACCGGGTTTACTTTGGTGCCGGCAACTATTATTGCGTTGCGTTCAGCCGCCGGCTCAGTCAATCCTACAGAGATTGTCGGTACTACATTGGTGGTCAGTTTAGGAGCAACACTAAGTGTAATTGTTGTCGATCGCCTATGCCGGATGTTTTATCCGGTACAAAGGAGGCGCTAG
- a CDS encoding D-alanyl-D-alanine carboxypeptidase family protein, which yields MLRLIACFIVLIYIITMPFFAAAASPPDIKAKAAIVIDASTGKILYTKNAEERHYPASTTKIMTLIVALEHGNIDDVVTASANAANTEGSSLWLSQGEQLKMLDMLYGIMLISGNDATVAVAEHISGSVNNFAKLMTEKAHAIGANNTNFTNSSGLPDPDHYTTAHDLAKIAAYGYRNPLFTQIVSTKYKIIPWPGKDHDRELYNENRMLWLYDGSNGLKTGYTASAGRCLVSGAQRNGIQLVTVVLDSEHMWDDSIALLDYGFSQVKPMVMFNQGDVLKTIAVTNGKSGLIQLATNATITVPVSEDDKEQFRTEIVAPAKVNAPITAGQKIGIVKVMYNNNQVATVDLVAAEDVELKSFFGLLWHSAWSFFTFFIRNFA from the coding sequence ATGTTACGACTAATTGCCTGTTTTATAGTGTTAATCTATATCATTACTATGCCTTTTTTTGCTGCGGCAGCGTCCCCACCGGACATAAAAGCCAAAGCGGCTATTGTAATTGATGCGTCAACGGGGAAAATACTTTATACAAAAAATGCGGAAGAAAGGCATTATCCTGCCAGCACAACTAAAATAATGACACTAATTGTTGCGCTTGAACACGGTAATATTGATGATGTGGTCACTGCCAGCGCCAACGCGGCAAACACAGAAGGATCATCTTTATGGTTAAGCCAGGGCGAGCAGTTAAAAATGCTTGATATGTTATATGGAATTATGTTAATATCCGGTAATGATGCAACAGTAGCGGTTGCCGAACATATTTCCGGATCGGTAAATAATTTCGCAAAGCTGATGACGGAGAAGGCTCATGCTATCGGGGCGAACAATACGAATTTTACTAATTCCAGCGGTCTGCCGGATCCGGATCATTATACGACGGCCCATGATTTAGCAAAAATTGCGGCATATGGCTATCGCAATCCGTTGTTTACTCAGATAGTAAGTACAAAATATAAAATTATTCCCTGGCCTGGCAAGGATCATGACCGGGAACTGTATAATGAAAATCGTATGCTTTGGTTGTACGATGGTAGTAATGGCCTAAAAACAGGCTATACAGCATCAGCAGGCCGCTGCCTCGTCTCCGGGGCACAGCGCAACGGGATTCAATTAGTTACAGTGGTTTTAGACAGCGAGCATATGTGGGATGATTCTATTGCCTTATTGGATTATGGTTTCTCGCAAGTAAAGCCGATGGTTATGTTTAATCAAGGCGATGTATTAAAAACAATTGCAGTTACAAATGGGAAATCCGGCTTGATCCAGCTGGCGACGAATGCTACGATTACTGTTCCCGTATCGGAGGACGATAAGGAACAGTTTCGGACTGAAATTGTGGCACCAGCCAAAGTGAATGCGCCAATTACTGCCGGTCAAAAAATCGGTATAGTGAAAGTGATGTATAACAATAACCAAGTTGCTACCGTAGATTTGGTTGCCGCAGAAGATGTGGAACTTAAGTCATTTTTTGGCCTGTTGTGGCATTCCGCCTGGAGCTTTTTCACCTTTTTTATTCGCAATTTTGCCTGA
- the ytfJ gene encoding GerW family sporulation protein codes for MGEHPIQGLMKTAMESIKDMVDVNTIVGDAVETTDGTVILPISRVSFGFAAGGGDYEPQEIQEAEVAHSFGGGSGAGVSVKPVGFLVCSPTNGVRFMPVEGNAVYDRILDLIPQALSKLQEMCKQQHAEDELDELAETAKTQ; via the coding sequence ATGGGGGAACATCCGATTCAGGGGCTAATGAAAACTGCCATGGAAAGTATAAAAGATATGGTGGATGTTAATACCATTGTAGGCGATGCGGTCGAAACAACAGATGGCACAGTTATATTGCCGATTTCACGGGTTAGCTTTGGCTTTGCTGCCGGGGGAGGCGACTATGAGCCGCAAGAAATCCAGGAGGCGGAAGTTGCACATTCTTTTGGCGGCGGCAGTGGTGCCGGGGTAAGTGTTAAGCCTGTGGGATTTTTGGTTTGTTCACCGACAAATGGCGTACGGTTTATGCCTGTGGAAGGCAACGCCGTGTATGACCGGATTCTTGATTTAATACCACAAGCATTAAGCAAATTGCAAGAAATGTGTAAGCAGCAGCACGCTGAAGATGAACTTGATGAACTTGCTGAAACGGCAAAAACTCAATGA
- a CDS encoding DUF2953 domain-containing protein, producing the protein MENWLIAISANLTLTYLLSRLVIYIDIRYRLQDKDDNIMISVCLFHNMTLYRMVVPVVKLTKESMIIWPESKVKVADEEENSQIHRENRFILNAFKIYLTHPKKFDEVICFLRHYTRIYQRFINKILSFLHCERLCWKTIFGSEDAAVTGMMVGALGLMEKFLITVMKCRIEFLQKPVVTVIPVFDRRQLEIDFQCIFSIRLGNVIKAMSCLFLPKRKEKGCS; encoded by the coding sequence ATGGAGAACTGGTTGATTGCTATTTCCGCGAATCTTACACTCACCTATCTGCTTTCCCGGCTTGTAATTTATATTGATATCCGGTATCGGCTGCAGGATAAGGATGATAATATAATGATATCGGTATGCCTATTTCATAATATGACACTGTATCGTATGGTCGTCCCGGTCGTTAAATTGACTAAGGAAAGTATGATCATTTGGCCGGAATCAAAAGTAAAAGTAGCGGATGAGGAAGAAAATAGTCAAATTCACCGGGAAAATAGATTTATTTTAAATGCTTTTAAAATTTATCTTACTCATCCTAAAAAATTTGATGAGGTAATTTGTTTCCTGCGACATTATACCCGTATATACCAGCGGTTTATTAATAAAATATTATCTTTTCTTCATTGTGAACGGCTTTGCTGGAAAACAATTTTCGGCTCAGAAGATGCTGCTGTAACTGGTATGATGGTTGGTGCGTTGGGGCTGATGGAAAAATTTTTAATTACAGTCATGAAATGCCGCATCGAATTTTTGCAAAAACCGGTGGTTACGGTTATTCCTGTATTTGACCGACGACAGCTTGAGATCGACTTCCAATGTATATTCAGTATCCGTTTGGGAAATGTTATAAAGGCGATGAGTTGTTTATTTTTACCCAAAAGAAAGGAAAAGGGGTGCAGCTAA